In Shinella sp. XGS7, a single genomic region encodes these proteins:
- a CDS encoding class 1 fructose-bisphosphatase: MSSSSKRISLTQYLVEQQREHGHIPGQLRLLIEVVARACKRIAIQVNKGELGDVLGTAGSENVQGEVQKKLDIIANEVLIEANEWGGHLAAMGSEEMDSIHVVPNRYPQGEYLLLFDPLDGSSNIDVNVSIGTIFSVLRKVNNQRGISEEDFLQPGKQQAAAGYCIYGPQTTLVLTVGDGVAMFTLDREQGSWVLTQENVQIPADTKEFAINMSNMRHWDAPVKRYIDECLAGKDGPRGKDFNMRWIASMVADVHRILTRGGIFMYPWDKREPEKAGKLRLMYEANPMGFIVEQAGGMVTNGRQRILDLQPSKLHERVAVVLGSKNEVERVTAYHLEQQG; encoded by the coding sequence ATGAGCAGCAGCAGCAAACGCATCAGCCTGACCCAGTACCTCGTCGAGCAGCAGCGCGAACACGGCCACATCCCCGGCCAGCTGCGCCTCCTGATCGAGGTGGTGGCCCGCGCCTGCAAGCGCATCGCCATCCAGGTCAACAAGGGCGAGCTCGGCGACGTGCTGGGCACGGCCGGCTCGGAGAACGTGCAGGGCGAGGTCCAGAAGAAGCTGGACATCATCGCCAACGAGGTGCTGATCGAGGCCAATGAATGGGGCGGCCACCTGGCCGCCATGGGCAGCGAGGAGATGGACAGCATCCATGTGGTGCCCAACCGCTATCCGCAGGGCGAGTACCTGCTGCTGTTCGACCCGCTCGACGGCTCCTCCAACATCGACGTCAACGTCTCCATCGGCACCATCTTCTCGGTGCTGCGCAAGGTCAACAACCAGCGCGGCATCAGCGAGGAGGACTTCCTGCAGCCCGGCAAGCAGCAGGCCGCGGCCGGCTACTGCATCTATGGCCCGCAGACCACCCTGGTGCTGACCGTGGGCGACGGCGTGGCCATGTTCACCCTGGACCGCGAGCAGGGCTCCTGGGTGCTGACGCAGGAGAACGTGCAGATCCCGGCCGACACCAAGGAGTTCGCCATCAATATGTCGAACATGCGCCACTGGGATGCCCCGGTGAAGCGCTATATCGACGAATGCCTGGCCGGCAAGGACGGCCCGCGCGGCAAGGACTTCAATATGCGCTGGATCGCCTCCATGGTGGCGGACGTGCATCGCATCCTGACCCGTGGCGGCATCTTCATGTACCCCTGGGACAAGCGCGAGCCCGAGAAGGCCGGCAAGCTGCGCCTGATGTACGAGGCCAACCCCATGGGCTTCATCGTCGAGCAGGCCGGCGGCATGGTGACCAATGGCCGCCAGCGCATCCTGGACCTGCAGCCCAGCAAGCTGCACGAGCGCGTGGCCGTGGTGCTGGGCTCCAAGAAC